In Streptomyces qaidamensis, one DNA window encodes the following:
- a CDS encoding alpha-amylase — MARRYLAVAALTAASVVMNPTGAQASPPGTKDVTAVLFEWNFASVARECTTTLGPAGYGYVQVSPPAEHIQGPQWWTSYQPVSYKIAGRLGDRTAFRNMVDTCHAAGVKVVVDAVVNHMAAGSGTGTGGSSYTKYNYPGLYSAPDFDDCTGRITNYQDRWNVQHCELVGLADLDTGESYVRGAIAGYLNDLLSLGVDGFRIDAAKHMDAADLADIKSRLSNPSVYWKQEVIYGSGEAVQPTEYTSNGDVQEFRYAYDLKRVFNNENLAYLKNYGEGWGYMSSGVSGVFVDNHDTERNGSTLSYKDNANYTLANVFMLAWPYGAPDINSGYEFSDHDAGPPNGGRVNACWQDGWKCQHNWPEIKSMVGFRNATRGQAVTNWWDNGGDAIAFGRGGKGFVAINHESGSLTRTYQTALPAGTYCNVQNNTQVTVNGSGQLTTTLGPNTALAIHAAKSTC, encoded by the coding sequence ATGGCACGCAGATACCTCGCCGTTGCCGCGCTCACCGCGGCTTCGGTTGTCATGAACCCGACTGGTGCACAGGCCTCCCCACCTGGCACCAAGGACGTCACCGCCGTCCTCTTCGAGTGGAACTTCGCCTCGGTCGCCCGTGAGTGCACCACCACCCTCGGCCCCGCCGGATACGGCTACGTCCAGGTCTCCCCGCCCGCCGAACACATACAGGGCCCGCAGTGGTGGACCTCGTACCAGCCGGTCAGCTACAAGATCGCCGGCCGGCTCGGCGACCGCACGGCCTTCCGGAACATGGTGGACACGTGTCACGCGGCCGGGGTGAAGGTCGTCGTGGACGCCGTCGTCAATCACATGGCGGCGGGCAGCGGCACCGGCACCGGCGGCTCGTCGTACACGAAGTACAACTACCCCGGCCTCTACTCCGCGCCCGACTTCGACGACTGCACGGGCCGGATCACCAACTACCAGGACCGCTGGAACGTCCAGCACTGCGAACTGGTGGGCCTGGCCGACCTGGACACCGGCGAGTCGTACGTCCGTGGCGCCATCGCCGGGTACCTGAACGACCTGCTCTCGCTCGGCGTCGACGGCTTCCGTATCGACGCGGCCAAGCACATGGACGCCGCCGACCTCGCCGACATCAAGTCGCGGCTCTCGAATCCCTCCGTGTACTGGAAGCAGGAGGTCATCTACGGCAGCGGAGAGGCCGTCCAGCCCACCGAATACACGAGTAACGGCGATGTCCAGGAGTTCCGCTACGCCTACGACCTCAAGCGCGTCTTCAACAACGAGAACCTCGCTTACCTGAAGAACTACGGGGAGGGCTGGGGCTACATGAGCAGCGGTGTCTCCGGTGTCTTCGTCGACAACCACGACACCGAGCGCAACGGCTCGACCCTCAGCTACAAGGACAATGCCAACTACACCCTGGCCAACGTCTTCATGCTGGCCTGGCCCTACGGCGCCCCGGACATCAACTCCGGCTACGAGTTCTCCGACCACGACGCCGGCCCACCGAACGGCGGCCGGGTGAACGCCTGCTGGCAGGACGGCTGGAAGTGCCAGCACAACTGGCCGGAGATCAAGTCCATGGTCGGCTTCCGCAACGCCACCCGGGGCCAGGCCGTCACCAACTGGTGGGACAACGGGGGCGACGCGATCGCCTTCGGGCGGGGCGGCAAGGGTTTCGTGGCCATCAACCACGAGTCGGGCTCCCTGACCCGGACCTACCAGACCGCACTGCCCGCGGGGACGTACTGCAACGTGCAGAACAACACGCAGGTGACCGTGAACGGCAGTGGTCAGCTCACCACCACCCTCGGTCCGAACACCGCGCTGGCGATCCACGCGGCCAAGTCGACCTGCTGA
- a CDS encoding glycoside hydrolase family 13 protein produces the protein MSQHSAAPAPTPTSATAVAKRRDWWRDAVIYQVYPRSFADSNGDGMGDLEGVRTRLPYLRDLGVDAVWLSPFYASPQADAGYDVADYRAVDPMFGNLLDADALIRDAHTLGLRIIVDLVPNHSSDQHEWFKRAVAEGPGSSLRDRYHFRPGKGENGELPPNDWESIFGGPAWTRVTEPDGTPGEWYLHLFAPEQPDFNWEHPAVGDEFRSILRFWLDMGVDGFRIDVAHGLVKAEGLPDLGSHDQVKLLGNDVMPFFDQEGVHEIYRQWRLILDEYAGERIFVAEAWTPTIERTAHYVRPDELHQAFNFQYLSTHWDAEEMREVIDRTLEAMRPVGAPATWVLSNHDVTRHATRFANPAGLGTQIRLAGDRARGLRRARAASLLMLALPGSAYVYQGEELGLPDVVDLPDEVRQDPAYFRGAGQDGFRDGCRVPIPWTRTGSSYGFGDGGSWLPQPEGWGELSVEAQTGVPGSTLELYRAALRVRREQPDLGAGTSVEWLRAPEGVLAFRRGEFVCVANTTGESVAMPAYGRVLVASGEIVEVDDEAKVPADTTVWWTTATAGARA, from the coding sequence ATGAGCCAGCACTCAGCTGCACCTGCCCCCACCCCCACGTCCGCCACGGCCGTCGCCAAGCGCCGCGACTGGTGGCGGGACGCGGTGATCTACCAGGTGTACCCGCGCAGCTTCGCCGACAGCAACGGCGACGGCATGGGCGACCTGGAGGGTGTCCGCACCCGGCTGCCGTACCTGCGCGACCTCGGCGTGGACGCCGTGTGGCTCAGCCCCTTCTACGCCTCGCCGCAGGCCGACGCCGGTTACGACGTCGCCGACTACCGCGCCGTCGACCCCATGTTCGGCAACCTCCTGGACGCCGACGCACTGATCCGCGACGCCCACACACTGGGCCTGCGCATCATCGTCGACCTGGTGCCCAACCACTCCTCCGACCAGCACGAGTGGTTCAAGCGGGCCGTCGCCGAGGGCCCGGGCTCCTCGCTGCGGGACCGCTACCACTTCCGCCCCGGCAAGGGCGAGAACGGCGAACTGCCGCCCAACGACTGGGAGTCGATCTTCGGCGGCCCGGCCTGGACCCGCGTCACCGAACCCGACGGCACGCCCGGCGAGTGGTACCTGCACCTCTTCGCCCCCGAGCAGCCCGACTTCAACTGGGAGCACCCGGCGGTCGGCGACGAGTTCCGCTCCATCCTGCGCTTCTGGCTGGACATGGGCGTCGACGGCTTCCGCATCGACGTCGCCCACGGCCTGGTGAAGGCGGAGGGGCTGCCCGACCTCGGATCCCACGACCAGGTGAAACTGCTGGGCAACGATGTCATGCCGTTCTTCGACCAGGAGGGCGTGCACGAGATCTACCGTCAGTGGCGGCTGATCCTCGACGAGTACGCGGGCGAGCGCATCTTCGTCGCCGAGGCCTGGACGCCGACGATCGAGCGCACCGCCCACTACGTCCGCCCCGACGAGCTGCACCAGGCCTTCAACTTCCAGTACCTCAGCACCCACTGGGACGCCGAGGAGATGCGCGAGGTCATCGACCGCACCCTGGAGGCCATGCGCCCGGTCGGCGCCCCGGCCACCTGGGTGCTGTCCAACCACGACGTCACCCGGCACGCCACCCGCTTCGCCAACCCGGCAGGCCTCGGCACCCAGATCCGCCTGGCCGGCGACCGCGCACGCGGGCTGCGCAGGGCCCGGGCCGCGAGCCTGCTGATGCTGGCACTGCCCGGCTCGGCCTACGTCTACCAGGGCGAGGAGCTCGGGCTGCCTGACGTCGTCGACCTGCCCGACGAGGTGCGCCAGGACCCGGCGTACTTCCGGGGCGCGGGCCAGGACGGCTTCCGCGACGGCTGCCGGGTGCCGATCCCGTGGACCCGGACGGGCTCCTCGTACGGCTTCGGGGACGGCGGCAGCTGGCTGCCGCAGCCCGAGGGGTGGGGCGAGCTGAGCGTCGAGGCGCAGACCGGCGTGCCCGGTTCGACGCTGGAGCTGTACCGGGCCGCGCTCCGTGTGCGGCGCGAGCAGCCCGACCTCGGCGCCGGCACGTCCGTGGAGTGGCTGCGGGCACCCGAGGGCGTGCTGGCCTTCCGGCGCGGGGAGTTCGTGTGCGTCGCGAACACCACCGGCGAGTCGGTGGCGATGCCCGCGTACGGCCGGGTGCTGGTGGCGAGCGGGGAGATCGTCGAGGTCGACGACGAGGCGAAGGTGCCGGCCGACACCACGGTGTGGTGGACCACCGCGACCGCGGGGGCCCGCGCCTGA
- a CDS encoding sugar ABC transporter permease, translated as MSTTTVETPAPAGEKRPAGAPGRTRRRGEQSRAASLASHAVLIVASLTALFPVAWLFFLSLGPDKDDYLHPGRIWGKMALDNYAFVLQDTNFFHWLKSTLIVGLGTTLIGVVVAASTGYAVSRMRFPGYRKLMWVLLVTQMFPIAVLIVPMYQILSDLQLIDSYLGLILVNCTTIVPYCAWLMKGYFDTIPFEIDEAGRVDGLTPFGTFARLILPLAKPGLAVAAFYSFLTAFGEVAFASTFLLSDDKYTFAVGLQTFVSEHDAQRNLMAATAVLIAIPAALFFYLVQKNLVTGLTAGGTKG; from the coding sequence ATGAGTACGACCACCGTCGAGACCCCCGCCCCAGCGGGCGAGAAGCGCCCCGCGGGCGCCCCCGGCAGGACGCGCCGGCGCGGCGAGCAGAGCCGCGCGGCCTCCCTCGCCTCGCACGCCGTGCTGATCGTGGCGAGCCTGACCGCACTCTTCCCGGTCGCCTGGCTGTTCTTCCTGTCCCTCGGACCGGACAAGGACGACTACCTCCACCCCGGACGCATCTGGGGCAAGATGGCGCTCGACAACTACGCGTTCGTCCTCCAGGACACCAATTTCTTCCACTGGCTGAAGAGCACGCTGATCGTGGGGCTGGGCACGACGCTGATCGGCGTCGTCGTCGCCGCGTCCACCGGCTACGCGGTCTCCCGCATGCGGTTCCCCGGCTACCGGAAGCTGATGTGGGTGCTGCTCGTCACCCAGATGTTCCCCATCGCGGTACTGATCGTGCCGATGTACCAGATCCTGTCGGATCTGCAGCTCATCGACAGCTACCTTGGTCTCATCCTTGTCAACTGCACCACGATCGTGCCGTACTGCGCCTGGCTGATGAAGGGCTATTTCGACACCATCCCGTTCGAGATCGACGAGGCCGGGCGCGTCGACGGGCTGACCCCCTTCGGCACCTTCGCGCGGCTGATCCTTCCGCTGGCCAAGCCGGGCCTCGCGGTCGCCGCGTTCTACAGCTTCCTCACGGCCTTCGGTGAGGTCGCGTTCGCTTCGACGTTCCTGCTGAGCGACGACAAGTACACCTTCGCCGTCGGTCTGCAGACGTTCGTGAGCGAACACGACGCACAGCGCAACCTGATGGCCGCGACGGCTGTGCTGATCGCGATACCGGCCGCCCTGTTCTTCTACCTCGTGCAGAAGAACCTGGTGACCGGGCTGACCGCCGGCGGCACGAAGGGGTGA
- a CDS encoding carbohydrate ABC transporter permease, which produces MTVVIDRATGKRRGEREPRPGPGRRLKNGFHKHWYAYAMIAPVAIVLAVLVLYPLAYGLYLTLTDATSLNTARTIGVNEIDATYKFIGLDNYADILWGPTAYDRFWSHVLWTVFWTAACVALHYGIGLGLALLLNQKLRGRTLYRMILVLPWAVPTFVTVFGWRFMLADGGIINSGLELLHLPTPSWLEDTFWQRFSAIMVNTWCGVPFMMVSLLGGLQSIDASLYEASEMDGAGAWQRFRYVTLPGLRSVSTTVVLLGVIWTFNQFAIIFLLFGNTAPDAQILVTWAYQLGFGQQPRDYAQSAAYGILLLSILIVFTSFYRRWLNRNEQQLAI; this is translated from the coding sequence ATGACAGTCGTCATCGACCGAGCGACCGGCAAGCGGCGCGGTGAGCGGGAACCGCGGCCCGGGCCGGGCCGCCGGCTGAAGAACGGCTTCCACAAGCACTGGTACGCCTACGCGATGATCGCCCCGGTGGCGATCGTCCTCGCCGTCCTCGTGCTGTACCCGCTGGCGTACGGCCTGTACCTGACCCTCACCGACGCCACCAGCCTGAACACCGCCCGCACGATCGGCGTCAACGAGATCGACGCCACCTACAAGTTCATCGGCCTGGACAACTACGCCGACATCCTGTGGGGCCCGACGGCATACGACCGCTTCTGGTCGCACGTGCTGTGGACGGTCTTCTGGACGGCGGCCTGCGTCGCCCTGCACTACGGCATCGGTCTCGGCCTCGCCCTGCTGCTCAACCAGAAGCTGCGCGGGCGCACCCTCTACCGGATGATCCTGGTGCTGCCCTGGGCCGTGCCGACCTTCGTCACCGTGTTCGGCTGGCGGTTCATGCTCGCCGACGGCGGCATCATCAACTCCGGCCTGGAACTGCTGCACCTGCCGACGCCGTCCTGGCTGGAGGACACCTTCTGGCAGCGGTTCTCCGCGATCATGGTCAACACCTGGTGCGGTGTGCCGTTCATGATGGTCTCGCTCCTCGGCGGCCTGCAGTCGATCGACGCGAGCCTCTACGAGGCCTCCGAGATGGACGGCGCGGGCGCCTGGCAGCGCTTCCGCTACGTCACCCTGCCCGGCCTGAGGTCCGTCAGCACCACGGTCGTCCTGCTCGGCGTGATCTGGACGTTCAACCAGTTCGCCATCATCTTCCTGCTGTTCGGCAACACCGCCCCGGACGCGCAGATCCTCGTCACCTGGGCCTACCAGCTGGGCTTCGGGCAGCAGCCGCGCGACTACGCCCAGTCCGCCGCCTACGGAATCCTGCTGTTGTCCATCCTGATCGTCTTCACCTCCTTCTACCGCCGCTGGCTGAACCGCAACGAGCAGCAGCTCGCGATCTGA
- a CDS encoding extracellular solute-binding protein — protein sequence MRRGIAATALVASLALAATACGGSDSGDEAGGPVTITWWDTSNATNEAPTYQALVKEFEAANKDIKVNYVNVPFDQAQNKFDTAAGSKGAPDVLRSEVGWTPAFAKKGFFAPLDGTEALAEQDKFQPSLIEQAKYEGKTYGVPFTTDTLALVYNKALFKKAGVEAPKTWDDLKKAAATIKDKTDVDGYWGSTQAYYAQSFLYGEGTDTVDADAKKITVTSPEAKKAYGTWQGLFKGKGLHKADTTADAYAHIQEAFVSGKVASIVQGPWEITNFYKGSAFKDKNNLGIATVPAGSTGKAGAPTGGHNLSVYAGSDKAHQEASLKFVKFMTSAKAQETIALKNSTLPTREDAYTAQVKADPGIAGYQSVLSSAQPRPALPEYSSLWGPLDDELIEIAGGKESLDKGLGDAETAIAKLVPDFTK from the coding sequence ATGCGGCGTGGCATAGCGGCCACCGCGCTGGTGGCGTCCCTCGCCCTGGCGGCGACGGCCTGCGGCGGAAGCGACAGCGGCGACGAGGCCGGCGGCCCGGTCACCATCACCTGGTGGGACACCTCCAACGCGACCAACGAGGCGCCGACGTACCAGGCCCTGGTCAAGGAGTTCGAGGCCGCCAACAAGGACATCAAGGTCAACTACGTCAACGTCCCCTTCGACCAGGCGCAGAACAAGTTCGACACCGCCGCCGGTTCCAAGGGCGCCCCCGACGTGCTGCGTTCCGAGGTCGGCTGGACCCCCGCCTTCGCCAAGAAGGGCTTCTTCGCGCCGCTGGACGGCACCGAGGCCCTCGCCGAGCAGGACAAGTTCCAGCCCAGCCTGATCGAGCAGGCCAAGTACGAGGGCAAGACCTACGGCGTCCCCTTCACCACGGACACCCTCGCCCTCGTCTACAACAAGGCCCTGTTCAAGAAGGCCGGCGTCGAGGCCCCCAAGACCTGGGACGACCTGAAGAAGGCCGCCGCCACCATCAAGGACAAGACCGACGTCGACGGCTACTGGGGCTCCACCCAGGCCTACTACGCCCAGTCCTTCCTCTACGGCGAGGGCACCGACACCGTCGACGCCGACGCCAAGAAGATCACCGTCACCTCGCCCGAGGCCAAGAAGGCCTACGGCACCTGGCAGGGCCTGTTCAAGGGCAAGGGCCTGCACAAGGCCGACACCACCGCCGACGCCTACGCCCACATCCAGGAGGCGTTCGTCAGCGGCAAGGTCGCCTCGATCGTCCAGGGCCCGTGGGAGATCACGAACTTCTACAAGGGCTCGGCCTTCAAGGACAAGAACAACCTCGGCATCGCCACCGTCCCGGCCGGCTCCACCGGCAAGGCGGGCGCCCCGACCGGCGGCCACAACCTCTCCGTGTACGCGGGCTCGGACAAGGCCCACCAGGAGGCCTCGCTGAAGTTCGTGAAGTTCATGACCTCGGCCAAGGCCCAGGAGACCATCGCGCTGAAGAACTCCACGCTCCCCACGCGCGAGGACGCCTACACCGCGCAGGTCAAGGCCGACCCGGGCATCGCCGGCTACCAGAGCGTGCTCTCCAGTGCCCAGCCGCGCCCGGCCCTGCCCGAGTACAGCTCCCTGTGGGGTCCGCTCGACGACGAGCTGATCGAGATCGCGGGCGGCAAGGAGTCCCTGGACAAGGGCCTCGGCGACGCCGAGACGGCCATCGCCAAGCTGGTGCCGGACTTCACCAAGTGA
- a CDS encoding LacI family DNA-binding transcriptional regulator, with the protein MTTRLADIAVQAGVSEATVSRVLNGKPGVAATTRQSVLAALDVLGYERPVRLRQRSEGLVGLITPELENPIFPALAQVIGQALTRQGYTPVLATQTPGGSTEDELTEMLVDRGVAGIIYVSGLHADTTADMQRYDRLRAQGVPYVLVDGFSPKVQAPFISPDDRAAMSLAVTHLVSLGHTRIGLALGPKRFVPVQRKIEGFVRTVQDQLGLGAETVESELVQHSLYTLEGGQAAATALIERNCTAVVCASDMMALGAIRAARQLGLDVPKDISVVGFDDSPLIAFTDPPLTTIRKPVPAMGQAAVRTLLEEIGGTPAPHSEFVFMPELVVRGSTASAPGERGRS; encoded by the coding sequence GTGACCACACGGCTTGCCGACATCGCTGTGCAGGCGGGGGTGAGCGAAGCGACCGTCAGCCGCGTCCTCAACGGGAAGCCGGGCGTCGCCGCCACCACCCGCCAGTCCGTGCTGGCCGCTCTCGACGTGCTGGGCTACGAACGCCCGGTGCGCCTGCGCCAGCGCAGCGAGGGGCTGGTGGGGCTGATCACCCCGGAGCTGGAGAACCCGATCTTCCCGGCCCTGGCGCAGGTCATCGGCCAGGCGCTGACACGGCAGGGCTACACCCCGGTGCTGGCCACCCAGACGCCGGGCGGCTCGACGGAGGACGAGCTGACGGAGATGCTCGTGGACCGCGGGGTCGCCGGCATCATCTACGTCTCCGGACTGCACGCGGACACCACCGCCGACATGCAGCGCTACGACCGGCTGCGCGCCCAGGGCGTGCCCTACGTGCTGGTCGACGGCTTCTCGCCGAAGGTGCAGGCGCCGTTCATCTCCCCCGACGACCGCGCGGCGATGAGCCTCGCGGTCACGCACCTGGTGTCCCTGGGGCACACCCGGATCGGCCTGGCCCTCGGGCCGAAGCGGTTCGTGCCGGTGCAGCGCAAGATCGAGGGGTTCGTGCGCACGGTGCAGGACCAGCTGGGCCTGGGCGCCGAGACCGTCGAGTCGGAGCTGGTGCAGCACTCCCTGTACACCCTGGAGGGTGGTCAGGCGGCGGCCACGGCGTTGATCGAGCGGAACTGCACGGCCGTGGTGTGCGCCAGCGACATGATGGCGCTGGGCGCGATCCGGGCGGCCCGGCAGCTCGGTCTGGACGTGCCGAAGGACATCTCCGTGGTCGGCTTCGACGACTCCCCGCTGATCGCCTTCACCGACCCGCCCCTGACCACGATCCGCAAGCCGGTCCCGGCGATGGGGCAGGCCGCCGTGCGCACGCTGCTGGAGGAGATCGGCGGGACGCCCGCGCCGCACAGCGAGTTCGTGTTCATGCCGGAACTGGTGGTGCGCGGTTCGACCGCCTCGGCCCCGGGGGAACGCGGTCGCTCCTGA
- a CDS encoding phosphatase PAP2 family protein produces MGETTVTKPEGLEAALQETVAADTRQGPLRRMRTPRRPRFWFEILLIAVSYWTYSLVRNAVPEQKAEALRNADWIWRAEHHVGIAVEESVNHAVNSVHWLIIGMNYYYATLHFIVTLGVLVWLYRRHPGRYAATRLVLFATTAVALAGYYLYPLAPPRLMNGGGFIDTVMVHQTWGSMASGDLKHMSNQYAAMPSMHIGWSVWCGLTIFALASVPWVRVLGLLYPALTLVVIVATANHFWLDAVGGVLCLAFGFTVARLWYGRQPYALPRTVPARRRGAARERAEAREREETREREETREREQARERAEDGPGARTGRPQRSAAP; encoded by the coding sequence ATGGGTGAAACGACCGTGACGAAGCCGGAGGGCCTGGAAGCGGCCCTCCAGGAGACCGTTGCGGCCGATACGCGTCAAGGTCCGCTGCGCCGGATGCGCACCCCGCGCCGGCCCCGGTTCTGGTTCGAGATCCTGCTGATCGCGGTGAGTTACTGGACGTACTCGCTCGTCCGCAACGCCGTGCCGGAGCAGAAGGCCGAGGCGCTGCGCAACGCCGACTGGATCTGGCGGGCCGAGCACCACGTGGGCATCGCCGTCGAGGAGTCGGTCAACCACGCCGTGAACTCGGTGCATTGGCTCATTATCGGGATGAACTACTACTACGCGACGCTCCACTTCATCGTCACGCTGGGTGTCCTGGTGTGGCTCTACCGTCGCCATCCCGGCCGCTACGCGGCAACCAGGCTGGTGCTGTTCGCGACCACGGCCGTCGCCCTGGCCGGTTACTACCTGTATCCGCTGGCGCCCCCGCGGCTGATGAACGGCGGCGGCTTCATCGACACGGTCATGGTCCACCAGACCTGGGGTTCGATGGCGTCCGGCGACCTGAAACACATGTCCAACCAGTACGCCGCGATGCCGTCGATGCACATCGGCTGGTCCGTGTGGTGCGGCCTGACGATCTTCGCCCTGGCGAGTGTCCCCTGGGTGCGGGTGCTGGGCCTGCTGTACCCGGCGCTGACGCTGGTGGTCATCGTCGCCACGGCCAACCACTTCTGGCTGGATGCGGTCGGTGGCGTGCTGTGCCTGGCCTTCGGGTTCACGGTGGCGCGGCTCTGGTACGGAAGGCAGCCCTACGCACTGCCCCGGACGGTGCCGGCCCGCAGGCGGGGCGCAGCCCGGGAAAGGGCGGAGGCCCGGGAAAGGGAGGAGACCCGGGAACGGGAGGAGACCCGGGAACGGGAACAGGCCCGGGAACGGGCGGAGGATGGGCCCGGGGCGCGGACCGGCAGGCCTCAGCGCTCGGCGGCCCCGTAG